Proteins encoded together in one Amblyomma americanum isolate KBUSLIRL-KWMA chromosome 1, ASM5285725v1, whole genome shotgun sequence window:
- the LOC144103101 gene encoding uncharacterized protein LOC144103101, which translates to MKNRNKKYGSRDRQALHLGRLVSHGSSTVSSSFLGCLPINDDGRVEESLEVGIICQKAHTADGYDLSFYCQLSMRHQTARKCSCHGRTACLKEAEETTSHNLRQAPPFAVPVLQYLYCKAQATAAATQAEPVLA; encoded by the exons atgaaaaaccgcaacaagaaatacg gcagcCGAGACAGACAGGCACTTCATCTGGGTCGCCTGGTGTCCCATGGATCTTCTACTGTcagctccagtttcctcggctgccttcccatcaacgatgatgggcgagtcgaggaaagtttggag gtgggaatcatatgtcaaaaggcacacactgcggatggatacgACTTAAGTTTCTA ctgccagttgtcaatgaggcaccaGACAGCTcggaagtgctcctgtcatgggaggacagcctgcctgaaggaagcagaagagacgacctctcacaacttgcggcaagctcccccatttgcagtgccagtgctgcagtacctgtactgcaaggcacaggcaacagcagcggcgacacaagcagagccagtgctggcgtaa